Genomic segment of Peribacillus frigoritolerans:
CAAGATGGGAATCGAAAGGACCATGCCCATGATACCTCCTATTTCACCCCCGGCCAATAATGCGAGCATGATGAACAGCGGATGCATATGGAGGCTTTTACCGACTATAAGCGGCGAAAGGATATTTCCCTCAAGAAATTGAAGTACAAGCACGATGACCGCGATGATCAACACCATTTTAACTGACATTGTCGCGGCAATGACCAGTGCAGGAATCGCCCCAATAATCGGTCCGAAATACGGAATGACATTCGTTATCCCGATTATCGCCCCCAATAGAAGCGGATATTGCATTCCGACTATCCAGAAGAGCAGCGAGGAAATCAAACCGATCACGACACAGACGATGATTTGTCCGCGGATATAGCCGCCAAGCGACGCATCCACATCACGAATGAATGCCCGTCCCTGCTTGCGCCATTTTTTCGGCGTCATATACCATGCCATTTTTTTTAAAACGGTGAAATCTTTCAGGATATAAAATGCGATGAATGGAATCAACGCAATCAGGACGATGAAATCAATCATCTTCATTGCATACTCCATCGCCTTTTCAGGTATACGCTTCAGCCAATCTTCGAAAAGGGTGACACCTTCTTCGAATCTTTCATGAATTCCGAACGGCCAGGCCGCCGTTTGATGATTGAGTTTATCAATGCTGCCCCGGTACTGTTCAACCAGTTCCGGCACGCTTTCCGACAGCTCGCGAACCTGGCTCACGATCACTGGAATGCCTTTATAAACAGCAAAGCCAATCCCTCCAAAAAACAATAAATAGATAATCGTAATCGAAAGCCAGCGACGCATCCCTTTCTCATTTAAATATTCCACTACAGGGTGCAACAAGTAACTGATGAACGCACCAATCAAAAAAGGCAGCAGTACCGTCACACATACAGTAACGAAAGGTCCCCACATGGGCTTAAGTTTCATAAAGATATAGATAACAAAAAATAAGAGCAATAAAAAACCCAGGCGATAAAACCACTTTAGACGAATACTCACAATAAACACCTCCCGCTCATTTATTCTTCGAAAAGCGGAAGGTTTTCATACATGAAAAAAGAGTGCCCTCATTACCAGGACACCCATTGCCGCTATAATAATGACTTTAATCTTTTGCGTATTTTCTTCATGTTCCGTTTAATCATCTTCGAGTTCATCAAGTCCGAACCCAAGTTCATTAGAGTATTGCGTGAACGTCTAGCCATTGCAAACACCTCTTCCGTTATTTACATACCGAAGCGGCGGTCATTTTCCTCAAACAAATCGTCCAATGAGCTTAAACTTCCATCTTCCTCGACTTGGTGCGTATTTATGAGCCCTTCGGATAGAGTCATTTCAATAAAGCAATTCCAACAATAATATTGATTTACGCCAATCTTCCCAACATCTTTACTGCGGCAATTCGGACATTTAATTTCCAAAATGGACACCTCACTGTTCATAAACTGAAACAATGATGGTATCCTTCCCTAATGCAGGCGGCTGTTTTGATTCTATCACTGTCGACTCCGAGAAAAACCCATCCGTTGTTTCATACGCTATAATCGTGCCCATTTTCTCCTTGAAATATACATCCTGCAGTAAACCAAGCTCTTCGCCCATTTCTGAAAAAAGCATGCGTCCCAATAATTCGTCCTTCGAAAGGCAAATGGAATCCGCAGGCACCTTCCTGAAGGTTGAATCCTGTTGCATGATGACGATCCCATCTGGACCGAATGAAGAAATATCGTCGAGTTTTAAATGAAAAGCCCTTTTGAACAATGCTTGTTGATGAACGACCAAGCCTGTTACCTTACCCATTTCAGAAATTGATAAATCGTGGACCGTGCCGATTCTTTCTCCTTTGATTGTAAAAACCGGCATCCCTTTCAATAAAGAAAACGTCCGCAAGGTCATCCCGCCTTTCCGAACATTTTTATTATCTCTT
This window contains:
- a CDS encoding AI-2E family transporter, whose protein sequence is MSIRLKWFYRLGFLLLLFFVIYIFMKLKPMWGPFVTVCVTVLLPFLIGAFISYLLHPVVEYLNEKGMRRWLSITIIYLLFFGGIGFAVYKGIPVIVSQVRELSESVPELVEQYRGSIDKLNHQTAAWPFGIHERFEEGVTLFEDWLKRIPEKAMEYAMKMIDFIVLIALIPFIAFYILKDFTVLKKMAWYMTPKKWRKQGRAFIRDVDASLGGYIRGQIIVCVVIGLISSLLFWIVGMQYPLLLGAIIGITNVIPYFGPIIGAIPALVIAATMSVKMVLIIAVIVLVLQFLEGNILSPLIVGKSLHMHPLFIMLALLAGGEIGGIMGMVLSIPILAVLKVFVLHARVHFRKKPPLIDK
- a CDS encoding PRC-barrel domain-containing protein produces the protein MRTFSLLKGMPVFTIKGERIGTVHDLSISEMGKVTGLVVHQQALFKRAFHLKLDDISSFGPDGIVIMQQDSTFRKVPADSICLSKDELLGRMLFSEMGEELGLLQDVYFKEKMGTIIAYETTDGFFSESTVIESKQPPALGKDTIIVSVYEQ